TGCAAACTAATCATTTCGTTGTACAAGGAGAAGCTTGTGCATATGACAAAGTTCTTGAGTCTGTAACCATTGTTGTACGTGaggttgtttatttaaatgatattttgatGTGATTGTTTATTGTGATAGATCAGATTTGAGGTATTTATGTTTGAGTTTGGTTTTCCTACTTTACTTAACACTCGTCCTCCTCCTGTCTCAGGCCCGAGGCTGGACATGGACCCGGATATCGTGGCTGCCCTGGATGAAGACTTTGACTTCGAAGATCCTGAGAACATCCTGGAGGACGACTTTGTCATTAAAGCCAATGACATCATGTCAGGAGACGGCAACATGGGGTGAGTACTACATTCACAGGCTGCCTAATAACGtgtttctaattaaaaaaaaatcctttatgtATACGGTGAAATAAATTAGAATAAACCATCCGAGGTCAGTCGAAACAAGGTGGACAATTTGTTTAATAGAGTACGAACCATGTGTAATTCCTGCTCTGAATGATCAACACACATCCGTTAAACACcacagtgatggtgatgatgatgatgatgagtgggAGGACACAGACGAGGGTGAGAGcggagaagagggagaagacGACGACGAGCGGAGCTACGACTCTGCAGGCGGCGTGTCAGATGAGGAGGGCGAAGCCGACAGGAGACAGTTCATGTTCATGGACTGTGAGACGAGGAGTCGATTCACAGATTACTCGCTCACGTCGTCTGTGATGAGGAGGAACGAGCAGCTCACGCTCCTCGACGACCGCTTCGAAAAGGTAGCTTTTCTTCACAGAGGAGGATGGCATTGAAATTTTTCTGCTGTACAGACTGAAGATGCATGATTtgatactctgtgtgtgtgtgtgtgtgtgtgtgtgtgtgtgtgtgtgtgtgtgtgtgtgtgtgtgtgtgtgtgtagttctacGAGCagtttgatgatgatgaaatcGGCGCTCTTGATAATGCAGAGCTGGAAGGATTCATCAACCCGTCGAGTACAAGGCTGGAGGAGATCATCCACGATTACTTCaaacagaaggagaaagagtgagtgaacactgtgctctctctctctctctctctctctctctctctctttctgtgtgtgtgtgtgtgtccatgtccTAACCCCTCGTCCCCCCCCTTGGTGTCGCAGGACCCAGAAGCCGGAGCAGCTTGGTCCTCCTGAACTGCCCTCActgaaggaggaagaggaggaggatgaagagcaGGAAATGGAGACTCTGGTCATTGAGGAGCCACCTGAGGAGAAATGGGACTGTGAGACCATCATCAGTGAGTGAACAGAGCTGCGCTAACACACCTAGCCCTAATTTACACTGTTTAATCATGACATAAACTACAACCATTACACTCTAACAGTAAAGGTTAGGATGAGAGACACAAGAGAACATCTTACTCAAGTCGTTCTTATGCGTTTTATCCGACTTTCCAACGCTGGAGCAATAAAGAGTTATGAGTTCTGTGTAAAAATTCAGCTTTCACATGAACATATGTTACGAGTGTTCAACATCTGGCTTTAGACTTCTGATATATTAGAGTTTGCGGTGGTCACATGTTCACTACAGATGAGATCAAATGTGTTTCTTTCAggaaatatgtaaaaatattgtcTATGAAATTGCTGCAGTATGTTTAGACATTAATCAAGGTGGGTCAGGATGGGAAAAAAGTTGACTTGTTATACAGTTTATACCATCAAGTGTACAGCTGGAACATCCTCAAAATTACTGACATCAGCATCCAAAAGTACATTTCTTTATTGTATCatgtatcttttaaaaaaagagtcactttgtgtgtgtgtgtagaaacaattcacattttttccccctacaaaTTTAGGTATCGTCGGCTCCAGAATTGTTGGCACCCTTTGTAAAAATGGGTTTAAAagtctatgaaaaaaaaatctctgttaattagcttaatttcACTTTTACAAATCTAACCTTTactcttatatatattttttaacaaagcaacatttatatatagatgtaagattaagctaattagcgacaaagacattttatataacatttccCCCCAACTCATCTTTaccaaaggtgccaataattctggaactGACTAGTTTAAGTAAAGAAACTGTCCATGTTGAAAAATTGGCGCGTGTTAGCCAAATATTTCTCgtttcactgaaaaaaagcatttctccGACTCAGATAATTGAAAAGCAGAGAGGCCAGtaaggggattttttttaagaggtttttaaaaaaggtctctgtccatttttattgtttttaatctcACGTTAATGTACCAAGCCTTTTTATTTCATCTCATGTTTGTCTTAATTCTATAAAATCCTTCATCAGacctgaaaacatatttgtataataaagtataatctTTATGAAGctgtgaaaacaaataaaatgactttttaaaaagtgtgtaaatatgcattacacatacacattacacattacaaatatgcattgtgtgtgtgtgtgtgtgtgtgaactgttattaaaaaaacattccctGCTCTTCCAGGCACATACTCGAATCTCTACAATCGTCCAAAGCTGATAGAAGACCCACCCAAGGTAACATCACGTTAATGAGCATTAATGTAAACTGAATGCAGCAGACAGTGCTTTTTGCATGGtggattgagtgtgtgtgtgtgtgtgtgtgtgtgtgtgtgtgtgtgtgtgtgtgtgtgtgcgcgcgcgtgttgCAGCAGAAGCAGATTCGCGTGTCCAGTAAGACGGGGATTCCTCTGGACGTGCTGCCTAAGAGCGGTCTGACGGCCAGGCAGGTGGAGCGCATGGAAAGGATCAACGACTCGGACCTGCCGCGAGTCTCCACACAGCCGCGCTCTCGAGAGGAGAGCAAAGAGGACCGCAAACTCAGGAAACAAGCTAtcagagaggagaggaaggtaatttatctgtctgtgtcGCTTCCCTAGTGTCGTTTTCTCTCAATAAGCAGCATATTTTTTAAGCTTTGAAGGATTCCTAGTATTTGGAGACCTCTCTGATGGAAACATGTTACTACAAGAGACTTGCAGAGAAATATTTGGGCCCGTCACACACTGTAGCAAACTAGCCAGCTGACGTTAGCTAggtagcaaaaaaaattaaaaatcagaacacaacacactgaaagCGCGTTTTTTGGCTGTGCTACAGCTGTGCTGTGGTCTTTTGGCTGTGCTACAGTTTACTGTCTGTCCTACAGTCTATCGGCTGTGTTGCGGTCTGTCAGCTGTGCTGCAGTTTATGGACTTCGCTACCGTCTATCGGCTGTGCTTCAGTCTGTCTACTGTGTTGCGGTCTATCGGCTGTGCTGCGTTCTATCGGCTGTGCTTCAGTCTGTCTACTGTGCTGCGGTCTATCAGCTGTGCTGCGGTCTATCAGCTGTGCTGCGGTCTATCGGCTGTGCTGCGGTCTATCGGCTGTGCTGCGGTCTATCGGCTGTGCTGCAGTCTGTCTACTGTGTTGCGTTCTATCGGCTGTGCTGCGGTCTATCGGCTGTGCTGCAGTCTGTCTACTGTGTTGCGTTCTATCGGCTGTGCTGCGGTCTATCGGCTGTGTTGCGGTCTATCGGCTGTGCTGCGTTCTATCGGCTGTGCTGCAGTCTGTCTACTGTGTTGCGTTCTATCGGCTGTGCTGCAGTCTGTCTGCTGTGTTGCGTTCTATCGGCTGTGCTGCAGTCTGTCTGCTGTGTTGCGTTCTATCGGCTGTGCTGCAGTCTGTCTACTGTGTTGCGTTCTATCGGCTGTGTTGCGGTCTATCGGCTGTGTTGCGGTCTATCGGCTGTGTTGCGTTCTATCGGCTGTGCTGCCATTTATGGACTCTGCTGCGGTCCGTCGGCTGTGCTGCGGTCTGTCGGCTGTGCTGCGGTCCGTCGGCTGTGTTGTGGTCTATCTGCACTGCTCACTGTTTGGTGTATTTTTACTCTCCTAACACCTGCGCTGTTAGATTCAGCCAGAAGATGGCAGAGCAGCAGTCATCTCCAGCATGTTGTGACGTTAGACTGCTGAAACCTGTTCAACCACTTTCCTTCCTTCAGTTTAATCTACTAACAGAAGTAAAGAAAACACACTGTCCGTGCTAAAAACTAAATTTGGTTAGATGTTTACTGTGTTCTGTGCTTGCTGAACTTCTGTAAGGTGGGTTCAAcacatgtctttaaaaaaaaaaaaaaaacctacacatTGTTTTTCACCATATATACTATCTATGCACAATTAAATGTGATCTTGATTCATGGCTTAGCTGATTATTTAAACATAACTGACTAgtttagatttttcttttcatttttttactccATTAAAATGCACTTGTATTAGAAATGTCTGTGCAGTTGCAGAGCATAGAAGTTTGTTTGGATTAGGATTGTATTAGGATTAACAGacagattaatttaatttaattaagaaTATATTTTCAATGTCAAAAGGATcagtcttatttttatttaaacatttatacattgGGAAATGCAGGTGTATAATGTAGTAGAAAATATGAAAagtgtaaaagagtgtaaaAGCCTGTTTCCTTTAGAGTCAAGAGAAACAAAACTATTTTGTTCTTAACTGGTTGAATAATTGTGACTCAAAATGTTACGAATAGTAATCGTGTTTATATTTTCACTACACTGCAAACCGGAATCACTAAGTTTACACCACAATGACTGTCACGCTGATGCGATCTGTAGTGTTTCAGGAAGCAAGGAGTCCCTTCACTTTACTGATTCACTCTTTTCTGACTAGTTTGGGGCTTTCTTTcggtcacttttttttttttcttaattaataatagttttttaaaaaatttctttgACAGTTTGTGACTTGGTATCGAAAGGTTAAATGTGAATGAAAACTGTTTCAAGTTTTGACATCACAGCTGGCAATGAagtcacattttatatatatatataaatataaggtCATATGTTAGGAATAAAATGCTCCACGTTGTGCtgttagaaggaaaaaaaagtcaatgacCGTGTGGTGTGATGGAGCGGAATTACTGTTTCCACCTcgaatttgaatatttttcagtaacagcacatcccggaatgtttaattcctctcatactacagcaatttgccagtgattacaactttttatccgtttatagttacattttcatTATCTCCTTTTACTTGCCTCCAAGTGCTTCACATTCCTCTAAActctttaataacttttaaagaaagGGATTCCATGAACACTTTTCTTTCAGGAGAATATATTTTGCTCAGAAAAGCTTGTTGTTGCAGTTTTTGAAATTGGTGCAAGGAAGCGCGGAAAGCCAATCGGATAACAACCTTGAACATGCTGGGAAAGCCTGCGAAAGATATTGCCTGCGCTGTATCTCGTGGGCGGAGCTTCTGTGGCTGAGACTCCCGTAATATAGTCTACTGCTTCAAGAAAAGATGCTAGCTTCAGAGTCTACTCTTCTTTTCTTCTACTAGATTAATTCGGAAGGTTGATTTTTGATTGGCTGTTTTGTCTGTTACTGGTTTGTAGCTGGATGTAATAGAAGCTCCAAATAAGAACGTtacaatgattaatttttttgacCAAAATCCTAGCTAGTATCTTTTAATTGTTGACCATCCCAGTAGAGCACAATAGGGCAGAAATCAGAGCTTCAGATCACAAATACAAATGGCTTGTGTTCTGTTTCCTCGGCAGGAGCGACGGGTGGAGAAGAA
This Pangasianodon hypophthalmus isolate fPanHyp1 chromosome 26, fPanHyp1.pri, whole genome shotgun sequence DNA region includes the following protein-coding sequences:
- the ltv1 gene encoding protein LTV1 homolog isoform X2 yields the protein MPHRKKKSFINKKNAVSFHLVHRSQKDPLAADEKAPQHVLLPSTKIEVEKRREEQRKYGVFFDDDYDYLQHLREASQPAELVSASRPYRDSRPLGFEEEEEEMQEDEQGEEEIINIPAASIKLPSSVFASEFEEEVGLLNKAAPISGPRLDMDPDIVAALDEDFDFEDPENILEDDFVIKANDIMSGDGNMGDGDDDDDEWEDTDEGESGEEGEDDDERSYDSAGGVSDEEGEADRRQFMFMDCETRSRFTDYSLTSSVMRRNEQLTLLDDRFEKFYEQFDDDEIGALDNAELEGFINPSSTRLEEIIHDYFKQKEKETQKPEQLGPPELPSLKEEEEEDEEQEMETLVIEEPPEEKWDCETIISTYSNLYNRPKLIEDPPKKQIRVSSKTGIPLDVLPKSGLTARQVERMERINDSDLPRVSTQPRSREESKEDRKLRKQAIREERKERRVEKKANKVAFKQEKQKQEKQMVSLRANVQGMKLS
- the ltv1 gene encoding protein LTV1 homolog isoform X1 produces the protein MPHRKKKSFINKKNAVSFHLVHRSQKDPLAADEKAPQHVLLPSTKIEVEKRREEQRKYGVFFDDDYDYLQHLREASQPAELVSASRPYRDSRPLGFEEEEEEMQEDEQGEEEIINIPAASIKLPSSVFASEFEEEVGLLNKAAPISGPRLDMDPDIVAALDEDFDFEDPENILEDDFVIKANDIMSGDGNMGDGDDDDDEWEDTDEGESGEEGEDDDERSYDSAGGVSDEEGEADRRQFMFMDCETRSRFTDYSLTSSVMRRNEQLTLLDDRFEKFYEQFDDDEIGALDNAELEGFINPSSTRLEEIIHDYFKQKEKETQKPEQLGPPELPSLKEEEEEDEEQEMETLVIEEPPEEKWDCETIISTYSNLYNRPKLIEDPPKQKQIRVSSKTGIPLDVLPKSGLTARQVERMERINDSDLPRVSTQPRSREESKEDRKLRKQAIREERKERRVEKKANKVAFKQEKQKQEKQMVSLRANVQGMKLS